The genomic DNA CTCTAGGTTTAcgattttctagggttttaattttaggatttcATGCAAGACATAAAACAGTTccgattttaagttttgattttagggttttgattttagacAAACAATCAAAGATACTCAGACTTAAAACTTAGAACAAacagtttaatatatattttttcgattttaggtttttagttCTAAGGTTTCATGCATGAACATAGAACAAAcaaataacaacaatcaattCATCCTAAATAATTCTAAACCTCATACAAtccgattttaaagttttagaatTCAGGGTTCAAGGTTTTAGGGATTTAAACTGAATACAATCGGATTCAGGGTTTAAGATATTTAGGGTTTATAACTTTAGGAATCAGATTTGTTGATTGTGTAATTGCAGTGTTTAGGGTTCTAATAGAATTAAGGATAAGATTCGATATACATGTCCAATAAGTTCGattgtttaccttaacacctTTTGGGGTTGAATGGAATTGATCctggagctaaagacctcggataACAAACAAGCTGATCACGAACAAGCCACGAACCTCAAGCTTGATCACTAATTTATCCTCTGTTTTTGAGCTTGAACGAACAAGGGCTGTTGTGTGGCGgctttagggttttagagaTTTTCTTTGTTGGAGTTTAGGACaaactcgtgctgataacgtgttgtgaaagTAGAGAAACTCGAAGGATGTATTCTCTCTTCTTATTAATGATTCAATCGAATAAGTACATTATATAGTAAAGGATAAAGCCCTAAGTACAATGAGATTCCTAAACCGATTTAGAATAAGAGAAGAGGGCCAATGGGCCTTGTGGACTTTGACATATGAATGGGCCAGTTATGGAGATACACTCCAACTCCAAGTGATTTATAACAATTgtaaaatgatattaaaaatggtatattttatagaaaaatggaaactcaattttttgtttgattatattaaaaattatgtggTATCAGAACaattttgctattttcttttcattttcctatcctaaaccatttttcATAATTTCACCAATTATATACAGattaaatttatgattcatGTTCTAATTTACTTAAGCCATACATAGTGtgctaatatattttttccatagtgaacaaccaaaaaaattgaaatcaaaggTTTACTTCTAATATCGAGACCTCAATCTCCCAATTTTAGGTTgaattagattaaaaaactTCTCATTAAATGTGAAATAAAGTTATGATGCCAGTCTATTTCTAGTGAGATCTAAATCATGTTGgaaaaacaacaatattttcagttaaaaaaatcaaaattttaagtattatatttaaaaaaatctaagttTTTAAGTATTAGGCCCTGTTCTTTTATTGATCGCTGAATCAGCGATAGTGACAAAAGAAAACCAGTGTATTTTTGTTACTTTAAacacaaaattgtaaaaaacaaTGATGGTggtgtttttataaaaagagaCACAGCGCTTGTTTTAGAACAATAACTGATCGCTTAATATTTCAGCGAAAATTATGACTTATTTTGGCGACATTTCTAACTGTTGTGATTCATTCCGGCAACTATTTTGATAACTTTAAGTTCCATGATATGTTCCGCGACAATTTTTAATAGGTTCATGGCTATATAAACATTCATCTGTTGCGATCAACACAAACATCCACGAAGATCACTCtcatttaagtaaaaaaaaaaagtctaatgCGTCTCATAcaagaattaaacaaaataaaaggtCTCGTACAAGAATTAAACACAATAAAAGTAAGAGAAGGAGTCTGTCTAGAATTAAACACAATAAAGCTAGAAGAGATAGAGATGGAGCTAGTCCGATAATTTTTGGTCTTCTCCAAGGCAAGTGAGGGTGTTTTCATTGTCTTTAGACATAGCAAAGATCACCCGATGAGATTTCAAGAGCTGATCATGTGACTCTTTGTGAGAGTTTAAACTGATTATAACCACTATCTTACCTTCTGAATCTATCATCACATATTCATGTGAGGATACTATTAACTCACACAATTGTTGGAGATTGTTCATTGTTCCTCCATTAGCGCAATATACACTGTATTTTTTCAGTCGGTGTTGTTAGTTGAGCgattgttaaaacttaaaagaactGACCTTAATgtcttgaaaaaaaacatatgttgcatgttttattaaatatacttttcataaatttatggTTAGTCAAGGTAGTTAATATGGAAGTTTGTATGTTTTGGGTTGGATTTTCATAGTTCACATATGTATATGAGAAAtcataaagaaactaaaaattttatttgtagcAAGATTTCTATAATATGTCCTCTAATTACAaggataaaatgaaaataatataataattgcTCACATGAAAAGATATTTGTGTTTGGTCAACATGTGTGCACTTTAATCCCTTAAATTGGTTCACATAGaaatctgatttttgttttcatattgtggAGTAttcaatatatctatattaaatataataaataatttgagTAGAACTATTAGGATATATCAACTTAAAAACAACATCAACTTAGGGTTTAATGGTTTAAGTTGTTGTCCCTTTTTAGTTGGGTGGTTTAGCATAATTCATGACACATTTTTGTCTTTATGTCTCTTTTATCATACATGCAACTTAGGAAGCGCGGAAATTTTGGATCTCGCCGACATTGCTCGTCGCGTTTGATTGTTACTCATGTTTTGAAATCAAAGCATGTAAATGAATACATCATTTCTATCTTGTTCACATTGAGCAACGTGGAGAAGGTTTTCTCCGGATTCTCCAAGTCTAGGGAGAATCTAGCATTCATCAACGAGCTTTTGCTTTTTTGGAATCTCGTCAAAACATATCGAGTTCTCGATGAATTGGAAGAGGTCCTTTGAACCTCTTAATTCTTATTGTCGATTATGTAGGTTTTGGATGCGAATAGAGTTATCTAATCGTGGAATATGCAATTGCAGACGCTATATATTAGCGTCTGATTTTGGACACAAGATTACAGTTAGAATTGTTGAGAAGCTAAGAGAAGATATTATGTCAGGGAAACTCAAATCAGGAAGCAGAGATCAGGGTTAAtccaaactatatattttatatatggaGTTAGGTACAGCTTAGTTGATCCAAAATTGTGAATGGTGTAGGATGCATTGAAGGAAAGTGTGTTAGAGATGCTAACTATGAAAAACAGCAAGACAGGGTTTCAAATGGGTTTCAGGTTCTCTTCATTTTGCTCTGTTGCTTCGTTTCATATGCTCTTGGGCTATGGAAGACTATGGTTTAAGTTTGGTTATGTGTTGTGGTGTATCAGGAAACCAACTTTTATAATGATTGTGTGAACGGAGGTGGGAAGACTACGTCTCTTGGTAAATGCAATAGACATTAATGGTTTAGAGTGGATGACTTTTACGACTTAAAATTTACCGAAACgcatttaaaattattcaaattaaatggTTAATCGtgttttggtaaattttaaattgtaaaagtTTAATGTTTAAGGCTTAAAAGCAACATCAACTTAGAGTTTAATGGTGCATATGTTGTTATCCTTTTTAAATTGTGTATCTATACCCATTTTAATTTACTGTATTTTGTCTTGATGTCTCTTTCACGTTGCACACATCTTTGGAAGTTTGAAGAATTTGGATCTCATCCACATTGCTCGTCGCGCTTAATCGTTATTCGTAGTTTATGAAATCAAAGAATAAACGAGTACATCATTTCCATCTTATTCACATAGATGGAGTGTATtgttaaatttacaaattcatttgaagtttgaaccaaatgtatgataattttttggtaaaaaaatataaataaaactatagaggtatttgttgttatttatttcttcCCATTGAAACAAATTGTTAACATGTGCTAGCTaatagaattaataattgatGGAGGCAAGCTCGTTTAAATTTATATGTCCCACACCACCACAACGAAACCAACCATGTATATATGTGCTTCCTGGTTTCCTCTGTCCATCAAATTGAGACAATAAAGGAAGGTTCTATACGTGGATTTAGATATTTCAAGTTCTTATAACATactactattttaaaatatgaacaTAGTGAGCAAGTGAATCAGATCTTTGCTTATCATCCATCAGAAAAATCTATATGACCCTATCGATTATGTCTAATAAAATACATActactctttattttttttaatcaaggAATCGATcgaaccatatatatatgaaccatTTTGTATTTCATAATGAAAGAAACTAAGAAGATAAGGATCAAAccaaatactacaaaattgaataagccaagaaagaagataaaacgAATGACAACAGCAGAATCTGGTTGCATCAAGAACATTGAATACACAAGAGAAGATTTGGCAACGTGAAcattgaaaacattaaaattatgttttcaaacaCAAGTGCCACTAAAAATAATCAGGGATTAGGTAATAGTTACAcacaaaatcaatattttatgtattcCTTGTAAATGTAATAATTTCCTTAACAGTTCTAACACTATTGTTCTTCATTAATGGCTAAGCATTGAACTATTGTAATGAGAGCTCCTGAATGCGTGTTGGAGGAGATCATGTCTCCAGATTCAAACACTAACAATTATAATAGTACATGAAGATGCATATATAGATGTTAATAATTATGATCAGCTTTTAGAATCTGCTTTCCTCTCAAAACTTACCActcatacaaataaaaaatgtaattataaatattaggtagtcgttttcttttccataaaaacaattattaacaTGTGCTAGCTAATAAAGTAATAATTGATGGACTCGTTTAAATTTTATGTCCCACACCACAACAATAAGACCAACCATGTATATTTGCTTCCTCTGCCCATCAAACTCAGACAACAAATGTGTCTATATGTaaagtaagatttttttaagttcttataacaaattgattttatagAATGCTGCAATGAATCTGATCTTTGCTTATCATCCTAGTTATTATTAGTTAAaacatctttgttttcttaatgatagaaaaaaaaatcgaaccaaTACCATAAATGAATTGAACCATTTTGTATTTcataatgaaaaaaagaaaacgtaaaCAGATAAAGATGAATTGAATAAATCCAAGAAAGAAAGGATATATGAATGACAAAAGCAGAATCTGGTTGCATCAAATTGAATACGCTACAGAGGATTTGGCAACGTGGGCACGCGCGGAAGAACGCGTGAAAAAGAACATTGGCATATTTGTGGAATTTTGGCTCTTAAGAGAATGAAAGGTCGGAGATAATTAGTACTACGCGGCGTGGGCAAATGTGAATCTCACACTTCTTTAAATaagattcttctctctcttttttttttggttccctAGAATATTCCTTCACCAAAAATTAGCTCCTTTccaattcagtttttttttctttctttctagtatctgtttttaaaatatgtcaCACGCAAAAATGTCAGATAGTGAATTAGGTAGATGATTCcagttgtcaaaaaaagaagtagTAGTGAATGATACCATAATTTTTGGGGGttaatttaagaaaaaccaTAAACGATAGTATAATTTAAAGTcatcaaaatattatagtatttattttcttataagaatatttgaatatatttaatgagCGCATATTTTGTTAGGTGAatgtcaattttttattttataaagtagATGtcaacataaaaacacaaaaacaaataaagaatgtTTATAAATTAGTAAACAATTTAAAAAGGGACTAAAACTGGTGTGAAAAAGGAATCTGAATTTTGTTAAACCTTGTTGGAGTGTGAATCTtttaagagaaggaagaaacaaattaaagaattgtTGAGTCTTCGTTCTTATCTAAAAGAGAGAATAGTGACGTCAGTTCCAGCCATCATTACAAAACAGATGcgaaccttaaaaaaaaaaaagaaaaaccgaATCTGATCCTCCGAATATTCACACACACATTTAAACACCCTTAACCCCACAACCCCTCCCTAATTTACTATTTTACCCATCTAAAAagatccaaaagaaaaagaaaaaaactctcaaaGATTCGTTTAGGTACGCGACGCCCCGACCTCGATCcccttcacttcttcttcttttttgttccaATTACCAAAaccctctctctatctctatctctatctcttcaACTCTATGCTTTGATTCCATTTAAAAGATCCATTATTCTTTCTCCATTTGAGATTAattaaagcttcttcttcttcttcttcttcttcttcttcttcttcttcttttttctctatagATCTATCTACCCATTTGGTTTACCTTTTTAGTAATGATGGTGGAGATGGATTACGCTAAGAAAATGCAGAAATGTCATGAATACGTTGAAGCACTTGAACAAGAACAGAAAAAAATCCAAGTCTTTCAACGCGAGCTTCCTTTCTGTTTAGAACTCGTTACTCAAGGTATGTTTCTAATCATTCTCAATTTCAAATATCTCCTAACACACATACTAGTTTCTTACCAAAATCACTTTATTTATGGGTTTCTGTAGCGATCGAAGCTTGTCGGAAGGAGTTATCTGGTACGACAATATCAGAACAACAGTGTTCTGAACAGACGACAAGTGtttgtggtggtcctgtttTCGAAGAGTTCATTCCAATCAAGAAGCGTTCCTTGTctcaagaagatgaagaagatgaagaagaagatgaacatgaaTCTTCTCCAGAACTTGAACAGACTAATAAGAAATCTGATTGGCTTAGATCTGTTCAGTTATGGAATCCATCACCGGATCTTAACCCTAAAGaggtacttttaaaaaattttgagctttttttttttttgttgttgttgggagTTTTTAATTCTTGgttatgagtttttttaattaattatgtttatgtgttaAATCGAATGATTAGGAGCGTGTAGTTAAGAGAGCGAAAGTGGTGGAGGTGAAACCAAAAAGCGGTGCGTTTCAACCgtttcaaaaggagaaaaaacgCGTTTTGGAAACTGATTTGCAACCTGCGGCGGTGAAAGTTGCCAGTTCTGCGCCGGCGACGACTACTAGCTCCACCACGGAAACTGGTGGTGCTAAAAGTGATTTGGATAAAGTTGGAGAGGAGCAGATACAGATGACACAGCAGCACCAAACTCAAACGCATAGAAAACAAAGACGATGCTGGTCGCCGGAGTTACACCGACGATTCCTAAACGCACTTCAACAGCTCGGAGGATCTCATGGTAATTAAAATTACTGTATCTCTTTTTCTGATTGGCTCATTAGTGATTCgtaattaaattgaaaaattaatgatttttattggcTATTTTTTGCAGTTGCTACTCCTAAACAGATTAGAGATCATATGAAAGTTGATGGATTAACAAATGACGAAGTGAAAAGCCATTTACAGGTTATTACtaatcaaatttttatgtttaataATGAGTATGACACGTTATATGGTAATTAAATGAAATGTTGTAACTATAATTTTTCCCCTAACCATTTTTGTGGAATATTATTTCAGAAATATAGACTTCATACAAGAAGGCCAGCGACAACGGTAGCGGCACAGAGTAATGGTAACCCGCAACAGCCACAATTCGTGGTGGTTGGAGGCATTTGGGTGCCGTCGCCACAAGATTTTCATCCACCGTCAGATGCAGCCAACAACGGTGGTGGTGTATATGCTCCAGTTGCTGTGGCGGCGCAATCTCCAAAACGTTCCGTGGAGAGAAGCTGTAACTCGCCGGGAGCATCTTCCTCTACAAATACAGCCACAACTCCTGTGTCATAGTACTAGACTACTACTAGTCAAGTAGTCCGTGGTTTGGATTTTGTAGGTTTAATAATGCTGAGTGTAAAAATGGTCTTCGtccgttttgtttttgtgaccAAGAAATGTGTTTTTCGTAGGttgaattttttgaataaaatagacgaatgttatattatatagtatgtaCATGGcttaagtaattatttttttttttgtgcacgagtttaaaagtaattattattatttttttctatatttattagttgttttttttggtgtcgAACTTAGTTACAGCCAAATTttgttagaacttttaaaagaagGTTACATGTCTCGTAATAAGCTAAGATTCTGGTGTATTTGTTACCCCAAATGacattattacatttttgaACTATATTTTGCGTTCTAtctttataattatgtttatttgcaATATTAATTCTTACAAAATTTAGTaaccaaaattctaaaatcagttataggtaagatttaaaagataaaaaaatctttcaacTAATTAACACTTAAAAATGTGAGTCTCTTTATACTTTATTTGACtttctatttaaattattttgaattattatataatatatttagttaataaaattagtgatttatcagatatccaaattaaaaaaaattatttggttgaTACCCATTctttattttagagaatttaaactttttaaaagttttaaaatattataaatatttaaattttataaaaaaatagaaatactTAAAACCTTAtaagaatttaattattataaatattttaactttataaatgtttaagatattaataatatctTAAACGTTTTATAAgaattatcaaatatataaagcttaaatattataaatattttcattttttaaaaaatttataaagtattcaaaatattaaaatatatttcaactTTTACGAATTTTGTCCTGTggcaaattaaaatatcatgtGACGGAGGAAGGACAAGTTTTGgttgatataaatataaaatttaaaatatcattaattcggtacTACACAGGCAAAAAGATCATTTTATGATTTTGctaacaatatcaatattagATTATtagatatatctaattaaattaactaaattaatataatgtaaaaaatatattgttctATACTATAGGTTAAATCATAAAACCAGcaattaaaatataactattACAATTCTAAACactaaaaacgaaaacaaaattaacacagaaataatatttattttttttaatcaaataactTGTCCAGCGGTGTACCAAGATCTCATATGATCATCGCCCGAAACCTAATTTCTCTCCCAAGAGCGGCCACCACCGAGTAAAAGGAGATTTCTTCGATTGGCCCTCTCCGGCTGTCGGGCTCCATGTCGGAGCTGCGGGAGGGTGTAGTTCTTCGTTCTGCTTCTTAGTTTgcgttttctttggtttagatCTGTTGTTCGGTGTTGTTGCGGTTCTGTTGTCAAATCCCCTTTGAAGCAAAGATCGATCGAAGAAGGGGAAGCCATCAGCGGTAAGATTTGGTTGTGGTAGAGACAGATCTGTTTGTTAACGGGTTAGTCTACGTTGtggctggtggtggtggttctcCGGTGGCTGGTGGTTTGAAGGAGACGATCGCTTGTCGGCTCTTGGTCTGGTATGGtatctctttcgtttctctcttctttggatTGCGGGTTTCTCATCAAggatgtgttgttgttggtgttagtTGGCTTCAACCGATGGTTTCAGGTTGTAAAGAGAAGTTTGTGGTTTGGGTCTTCTCTCAAACTTGCCTTCTCTGTTGGTTGGTACTTAAATTTTAGTTCTTCTGCTCTATTAGGTCTCATGGCTAGTCAATGTTTGCGCTATATGCTAGGTTTCGTTCTTACTGCTTGTCATCCGGATGGTATTTTGTTGCTAGCCATCTACTAGCTCTCTTTGGTGGCTCTTTTGAGttgttgttttgggttttaggcATAGTAGTGGAATCGTCTTTCAGTTGTTCTCTTGTGAGGAGGTCACCAGTTTTGATTATGTAGATGGTTAAAGCTGAGTCGACGAGGGTCCGCGTGTAAGAGCTGTTAGTCCTCTTTGGTTTGTCTCAGATCGAATCTCAAGGTTTCTTCTTTGTCCCTAGTTTGGCTCGCTTTCTTTTGACTGATTTTGTGTGGCTCGATGGTTGTGGCTTCTGTTTCTCTGATGTCGTTCGAGCTTGCTTTCTTTCCTGCCGGTGCTGATGATGGTTTCTCGATGATGTGCTATTATGTTTATGGCACTTCCGGTCTAATAGGTACTCTCCGGCTTTTACATGCTCTATGGGAAAGCATGTGAATTTCTTTCTGGTTCAGTAGGATAATTTTAGtactttggtttttgtttattccATAGTAACCTGTTTTTCTAGGTTGTTTAGTCTTTGTATCTTTGTTTCCGGAAGTGTGTAACTTGCAGTCTTATGTTTCTGGAAGTGTGCAACTTCCCAGCTTATGCCTCCCTTGTTTGGGCTTAGTATTAGGTGATTTATATGTTTTCACCGTTTTTGTGTTCAACAGATTACAACAGATATAATCTGTTcagttataatataaaatcagatgacaaaaaaataaaaggtgtACCAAGATCTAAatctagtaataataaaaatctaatcaCCTTTTTAAACAATCGAAcacaaagt from Camelina sativa cultivar DH55 chromosome 7, Cs, whole genome shotgun sequence includes the following:
- the LOC104701501 gene encoding myb family transcription factor EFM-like — encoded protein: MMVEMDYAKKMQKCHEYVEALEQEQKKIQVFQRELPFCLELVTQAIEACRKELSGTTISEQQCSEQTTSVCGGPVFEEFIPIKKRSLSQEDEEDEEEDEHESSPELEQTNKKSDWLRSVQLWNPSPDLNPKEERVVKRAKVVEVKPKSGAFQPFQKEKKRVLETDLQPAAVKVASSAPATTTSSTTETGGAKSDLDKVGEEQIQMTQQHQTQTHRKQRRCWSPELHRRFLNALQQLGGSHVATPKQIRDHMKVDGLTNDEVKSHLQKYRLHTRRPATTVAAQSNGNPQQPQFVVVGGIWVPSPQDFHPPSDAANNGGGVYAPVAVAAQSPKRSVERSCNSPGASSSTNTATTPVS